In one window of Rhodanobacter sp. FDAARGOS 1247 DNA:
- the tsaE gene encoding tRNA (adenosine(37)-N6)-threonylcarbamoyltransferase complex ATPase subunit type 1 TsaE: MIEPAQAVSTWMLADEAATAALGARLAGALDGGLVIYLHGPLGAGKTSFARALLTTLGVGERVKSPTYSLVEGYVAGGRPAWHLDLYRIADPGELEWLGLDALADPDAVVLVEWPERGSGALPAADLAVTLDYAGAGRQASLRAHGGRGARLLDRISK, encoded by the coding sequence ATGATTGAACCGGCGCAGGCGGTATCGACCTGGATGCTTGCCGACGAGGCGGCCACCGCGGCACTGGGCGCGCGCCTGGCCGGTGCGCTGGACGGCGGGCTGGTGATCTACCTGCACGGCCCGCTCGGCGCCGGCAAGACCAGTTTCGCCCGCGCCCTGCTGACGACGCTGGGAGTCGGTGAGCGGGTGAAGAGCCCCACCTACAGCCTCGTCGAAGGCTATGTGGCAGGCGGACGGCCCGCCTGGCACCTCGACCTGTACCGGATCGCCGATCCGGGCGAACTGGAATGGCTGGGCCTGGACGCGCTGGCCGATCCCGACGCGGTGGTGCTGGTGGAATGGCCCGAGCGCGGCAGCGGGGCTTTGCCTGCGGCGGATCTTGCCGTGACCCTGGACTACGCCGGGGCTGGTCGTCAGGCATCGCTGCGCGCCCATGGCGGACGCGGTGCAAGGCTGCTCGACAGGATTTCCAAGTAA
- the panD gene encoding aspartate 1-decarboxylase encodes MHLNMLKAKIHRATVTHAELHYEGSIAIDGLLLDASGIREYEQIHAWNVNSGQRFVTYALRAEEGSGIISVNGSAARSAQAGDVIIIAAFVQLSEAELENYQPTCVYVAAGPGNRISHTNRSIPKQMADA; translated from the coding sequence ATGCACCTGAACATGCTCAAGGCCAAGATCCACCGTGCCACGGTGACCCACGCCGAACTGCACTACGAAGGCTCGATCGCGATCGACGGTCTGCTGCTGGACGCCTCCGGCATCCGCGAGTACGAGCAGATCCACGCCTGGAACGTCAACAGCGGCCAGCGTTTCGTCACCTATGCGCTGCGCGCCGAGGAAGGTTCCGGGATCATCTCGGTCAACGGCAGCGCGGCGCGCAGTGCCCAGGCCGGCGACGTCATCATCATCGCCGCTTTCGTGCAGTTGAGCGAAGCGGAGCTGGAGAACTACCAGCCGACCTGCGTCTACGTCGCCGCCGGCCCGGGCAACCGCATCAGCCACACCAATCGTTCGATCCCGAAGCAGATGGCCGACGCCTGA
- the mutL gene encoding DNA mismatch repair endonuclease MutL produces the protein MTVIRLLPPELINQIAAGEVIERPSSVVKELVENSLDAGATRIEVDIEAGGARLIRVRDDGGGIHVDELPLAVASHATSKIGSFDDLEHVASMGFRGEALASVSSVSRFALTSRVRDQDAAFRIEVDGGKLQAARPAQHPSGTSVEVRDLFYNVPARRKFMRAERTEFAHVDDLLKSLALARGSVEFRLSHNGKPVRIWKAARDQQAQLQRVAEVLGDEFPSQSLRIDHAAAGLHLSGWVGLPTASRAQADSQYFYVNGRLVRDRIVAHAVRQAYADVLFHGRHAVFVLYLELDPAGVDVNVHPAKHEVRFREQRLVHDFLFRTLHEALAQTRAGLGTLPVTEAVSMPAQAHPAPVAAAYPSAWPSASSQSRLGLGTREEPLADYAALLGPSSFAPVAAAPLPESAEGEAPPLGFAIAQLKSIFVLAENAHGLVLVDMHAAHERITYEKLKSGRVGSNLRSQMLLVPLSLAVSAREAAAAEEHAEALADWGLELSRSGPATIVVRRIPALLEGADVAQLSRDVLSELAQHGSSRRLQELENELLSTMACHGSVRAGRRLTLPEMNALLREMEATERSGQCNHGRPTWVQLSLPELDRLFMRGR, from the coding sequence ATGACCGTCATCCGCCTGCTTCCCCCCGAACTCATCAACCAGATCGCCGCCGGCGAAGTCATCGAGCGGCCCTCCTCGGTGGTCAAGGAACTGGTCGAGAACAGCCTCGACGCCGGCGCCACGCGCATCGAGGTGGACATCGAGGCCGGTGGCGCGCGACTGATCCGCGTGCGCGACGATGGCGGCGGCATCCATGTCGACGAGCTGCCGCTGGCGGTGGCCTCGCACGCGACCAGCAAGATCGGCAGCTTCGACGACCTGGAACATGTCGCCAGCATGGGTTTCCGGGGCGAGGCGCTGGCCTCGGTGTCGTCGGTGTCGCGTTTCGCGCTGACTTCGCGCGTGCGCGACCAGGACGCCGCGTTCCGCATCGAGGTCGACGGCGGCAAGCTGCAGGCGGCGCGCCCGGCGCAGCATCCTTCCGGCACCAGCGTCGAGGTGCGCGACCTGTTCTACAACGTGCCGGCGCGACGGAAATTCATGCGCGCCGAACGCACCGAGTTCGCGCATGTCGACGACCTGCTGAAATCGCTGGCGCTGGCCCGCGGCTCGGTGGAATTCCGGCTCAGCCACAACGGCAAGCCGGTGCGCATCTGGAAGGCCGCCCGCGATCAGCAGGCGCAATTGCAGCGGGTGGCCGAGGTGCTTGGCGATGAATTTCCATCGCAAAGCCTGCGTATCGATCACGCGGCGGCGGGCCTGCACCTGTCCGGCTGGGTCGGCTTGCCGACCGCCTCGCGGGCGCAGGCCGACTCGCAGTATTTCTACGTCAACGGCCGGCTGGTGCGCGACCGCATCGTGGCCCATGCGGTGCGCCAGGCGTATGCCGACGTGCTGTTCCACGGCCGCCATGCGGTGTTCGTGCTGTATCTGGAGCTGGACCCGGCCGGCGTCGACGTGAACGTGCACCCGGCCAAGCACGAGGTGCGCTTCCGCGAGCAGCGACTGGTGCACGACTTCCTGTTTCGCACCCTGCACGAGGCGCTGGCGCAGACGCGGGCGGGGCTGGGCACGCTGCCGGTGACGGAAGCTGTTTCGATGCCGGCCCAAGCCCATCCGGCGCCGGTGGCCGCCGCGTATCCGTCAGCGTGGCCCAGTGCATCCAGCCAGAGTCGGCTGGGTCTGGGCACTCGTGAGGAACCGCTGGCCGACTATGCCGCGTTGCTGGGCCCGTCTTCGTTCGCGCCGGTGGCTGCGGCGCCGCTGCCGGAGTCGGCCGAAGGCGAGGCGCCGCCGCTGGGTTTCGCCATCGCGCAGCTGAAAAGCATCTTCGTGCTGGCCGAGAACGCGCACGGGCTGGTGCTGGTCGACATGCACGCGGCGCACGAGCGGATCACCTACGAGAAGCTGAAATCCGGCCGCGTCGGCAGCAACCTGCGCTCGCAGATGCTGCTGGTGCCGTTGAGCCTGGCGGTGAGTGCCAGGGAGGCTGCCGCCGCCGAGGAACACGCCGAGGCGCTGGCCGACTGGGGCCTGGAACTTTCGCGCAGCGGTCCGGCCACGATCGTGGTGCGGCGCATCCCGGCGTTGCTGGAAGGCGCCGACGTGGCCCAGCTCAGCCGTGACGTGTTGTCCGAACTGGCCCAGCACGGCAGCTCGCGTCGACTGCAGGAGCTGGAGAACGAACTGCTGTCCACCATGGCCTGCCACGGCTCGGTACGCGCCGGCCGGCGCCTGACCCTTCCCGAGATGAATGCGCTGCTGCGCGAGATGGAGGCGACCGAGCGCTCCGGACAATGCAATCATGGGCGTCCGACCTGGGTGCAACTGAGCCTGCCCGAGCTGGACCGGTTGTTCATGCGCGGTCGCTGA
- a CDS encoding NAD(P)H-hydrate dehydratase, protein MPVHPTSRNLHTVDQLRAIERAALSALGISGPELMRRAASAALSSLRRHWPQVQHVCIHCGPGNNGGDGFLLGVLAREAGLQVDMVDLTASSHGDAAVARAAWESAGGQVLVWDAQAALPEAELHVDALYGIGLNRAPEAAPTRLIEAINRSGRPVLALDVPSGLDTDRGSCAAAAIRADVTVTFIAGKRGLHTGRAADHVGVLELATLGVPESVCAAVPADARLLFAESLPPRDRYANKGNYGHVLVIGGDHGMAGAVHLAGESALRAGAGLVSVATRAAHVFALNAARPELMAHGADGPQALATQLDRASVLALGPGLGQAAWGHALWLTALDVNRPLVLDADGLNLLAREPRRFTAPTVLTPHPGEAGRLLGITTDEVEQDRFAAAREIARRYHAVVVLKGAGSLVADPDGRLDVCPWGNPGMASGGMGDLLTGIVAALLAQGCSAWQAAGLGAGLHARAGDRAARQGERGLLASDLLAPLRALGNGMTGYERDHD, encoded by the coding sequence ATGCCCGTCCACCCGACCAGCCGCAACCTACATACCGTCGACCAGTTGCGCGCGATCGAGCGCGCGGCGCTGTCGGCGCTGGGCATTTCCGGGCCCGAACTGATGCGGCGCGCGGCCAGCGCCGCGCTGAGCAGCCTGCGCCGGCACTGGCCGCAGGTGCAGCACGTCTGCATCCACTGCGGCCCCGGCAACAACGGCGGCGACGGCTTCCTGCTGGGCGTGCTGGCGCGCGAGGCCGGCCTGCAGGTCGACATGGTCGACTTGACGGCCAGCTCGCATGGCGATGCAGCGGTGGCGCGCGCGGCATGGGAGTCCGCTGGCGGGCAGGTGCTGGTCTGGGACGCACAGGCCGCGCTTCCCGAAGCGGAACTGCATGTGGATGCGCTGTACGGCATCGGCCTCAATCGCGCGCCGGAAGCGGCTCCGACACGCTTGATCGAGGCGATCAACCGCAGCGGTCGCCCGGTGCTGGCGCTGGATGTGCCCAGCGGGCTGGACACCGACCGCGGCAGCTGCGCCGCTGCGGCGATTCGCGCCGATGTCACGGTGACCTTCATCGCCGGCAAACGCGGCCTGCATACCGGGCGCGCCGCCGATCACGTCGGCGTACTCGAACTGGCCACCCTCGGCGTGCCGGAAAGCGTCTGCGCGGCGGTGCCGGCGGATGCCCGTCTGCTGTTCGCCGAGTCGCTGCCGCCGCGGGACCGTTACGCCAACAAGGGCAACTACGGCCACGTACTGGTGATCGGCGGCGACCATGGCATGGCCGGTGCGGTGCACCTGGCCGGGGAGTCGGCGCTGCGCGCCGGTGCCGGGCTGGTCAGCGTGGCGACGCGGGCGGCCCATGTGTTCGCGCTGAACGCGGCGCGACCGGAACTGATGGCGCATGGTGCCGACGGTCCCCAGGCACTGGCCACGCAGCTCGACCGTGCCAGCGTGCTGGCGCTGGGCCCGGGGCTGGGCCAGGCGGCCTGGGGTCACGCCCTGTGGCTGACCGCGCTGGATGTGAACAGGCCGCTGGTGCTCGATGCCGATGGCCTGAACCTGCTGGCACGCGAACCGCGTCGATTCACCGCGCCGACCGTGCTGACGCCGCATCCGGGCGAGGCCGGGCGTCTGCTGGGAATCACCACCGACGAGGTCGAACAGGATCGCTTCGCCGCGGCGCGCGAAATCGCGCGCCGCTACCACGCCGTCGTGGTGTTGAAGGGCGCCGGCAGTCTGGTCGCCGACCCGGATGGACGTCTGGACGTCTGTCCGTGGGGCAATCCGGGCATGGCCAGCGGCGGCATGGGCGACCTGCTCACCGGCATCGTGGCGGCACTGCTGGCGCAGGGCTGCAGTGCGTGGCAGGCGGCCGGGCTTGGCGCGGGCCTGCACGCCCGTGCCGGCGACCGGGCGGCGCGGCAGGGCGAGCGCGGCCTGCTGGCCAGCGACCTGCTGGCGCCGTTGCGGGCACTGGGCAATGGCATGACGGGCTACGAACGTGACCATGATTGA
- the queG gene encoding tRNA epoxyqueuosine(34) reductase QueG, giving the protein MQRTYNSRMSDIDTRTPDYATLARDIKGWARELGFADTGISGTQLADDEQHLLSWLDHGHHGEMEYMARHGTKRTRPAELEPGTQRVISVRMDYIPPGTANAWGVLNDAEAGYVSRYALGRDYHKLMRGRLQKLAERIHGVVGDFGYRAYVDSAPVLEKALARNAGLGWIGKHTVLINRSAGSYFFLGELYTDLPLPVDEPASAHCGSCTRCIEVCPTQAIIGPYQLDAKRCISYLTIELKGSIPEELRAPMGNRIFGCDDCQLVCPWNKFAQTTIEADFAPRHSLDGAKLVELFAWSEDEFLKRTEGMAIRRTGYEGWLRNIAVALGNAPRSAAAIESLHARADDPSPVVREHVAWALAKQRR; this is encoded by the coding sequence ATGCAGCGCACCTACAATAGCCGGATGTCCGACATCGACACCCGCACACCCGACTACGCCACGCTTGCCCGCGACATCAAGGGCTGGGCGCGCGAACTGGGTTTCGCCGACACCGGCATCAGCGGCACCCAGCTGGCCGACGACGAACAGCATCTGCTGAGCTGGCTCGATCACGGCCACCACGGCGAGATGGAATACATGGCGCGGCACGGCACCAAGCGCACCCGGCCGGCCGAACTGGAGCCGGGCACCCAGCGGGTCATCTCGGTGCGCATGGACTACATCCCGCCCGGCACCGCAAACGCCTGGGGCGTGCTGAATGACGCCGAGGCCGGTTATGTTTCCCGCTACGCGCTGGGTCGCGACTACCACAAGCTGATGCGCGGCCGCCTGCAGAAACTGGCCGAACGCATCCACGGCGTCGTCGGCGACTTCGGCTATCGCGCCTACGTGGATTCGGCGCCGGTGCTGGAAAAGGCGCTGGCGCGCAACGCGGGCCTGGGCTGGATCGGCAAGCACACGGTGCTGATCAACCGCAGCGCGGGCTCGTATTTCTTCCTCGGCGAGCTGTACACCGACCTGCCGCTGCCAGTGGACGAACCGGCCAGCGCGCATTGCGGCAGCTGCACGCGCTGCATCGAGGTCTGCCCGACCCAGGCAATCATCGGGCCTTACCAGCTCGACGCCAAGCGCTGCATCTCCTACCTGACGATCGAGCTGAAGGGCAGCATCCCCGAAGAACTGCGCGCGCCGATGGGCAACCGCATCTTCGGCTGCGATGACTGCCAGCTGGTCTGCCCGTGGAACAAGTTCGCGCAGACCACCATCGAGGCGGATTTCGCGCCGCGGCACAGTCTGGATGGCGCGAAACTGGTCGAGCTGTTCGCCTGGAGCGAGGACGAATTCCTCAAGCGCACCGAAGGCATGGCGATCCGCCGCACCGGTTACGAAGGCTGGCTGCGCAACATCGCGGTGGCGCTGGGCAATGCGCCCCGATCGGCCGCCGCGATCGAGTCACTCCATGCACGCGCCGACGATCCGTCGCCGGTGGTGCGTGAACACGTGGCATGGGCGCTGGCAAAGCAGCGCCGCTGA
- a CDS encoding N-acetylmuramoyl-L-alanine amidase, with protein sequence MRACLNNRIGWCAVAIAALLPVGATGAAQLKDVRVWAGPAYTRVVFDASGPLQYKISQKHGQVLIELPDSNPGGDFSDPSAQGLFHGMTHSRLGSGMQLTARVDPSSRLKSFLLKPKDDGDYRLVLDFYPADNAAEVERDVAADSAAPAPKAPVAPVAAAAVAKPAPVETYSNPTHSRRVAAEQAAAMLNGQRQVVVAIDAGHGGKDPGSHGPGGTLEKNVTLAVARELAAEINRQPGMKAVLTRDSDFFIPLAQRYKIAREHNADLFVSIHADAFTSGDAKGSSVWVLSPRGKTSEAARWLADRENRADLIGGTSLDDKDDSLAKVLLDMQQGWAIQASDMIAGNVLKALGRLGPTHRGYVERANFVVLRSPDVPSILVETAFISNPAEERKLRDPGHQKKLAEAVMGGVKNYFESTPPPGTWFAAEAARRNGVQLASSASQSSGKASGRDVHKVGRGESLSSIARQYGVSVGALKNANQISSNTVRAGTTLTIPAG encoded by the coding sequence ATGAGGGCTTGCCTGAACAACCGGATCGGCTGGTGTGCCGTCGCGATCGCGGCGCTGCTGCCCGTGGGCGCGACCGGTGCCGCGCAGTTGAAGGACGTTCGCGTCTGGGCCGGTCCGGCCTATACCCGGGTGGTGTTCGACGCGTCCGGCCCGCTGCAGTACAAGATCAGCCAGAAGCATGGCCAGGTGCTGATCGAACTGCCGGACAGCAACCCCGGCGGTGATTTCTCCGACCCGTCCGCACAGGGCCTGTTCCACGGCATGACGCATTCCCGCCTCGGCAGTGGCATGCAGCTGACCGCCAGGGTCGATCCGTCGAGCCGGCTGAAAAGCTTCCTGCTGAAACCGAAGGACGATGGCGACTATCGGCTGGTGCTGGATTTCTATCCGGCCGACAACGCCGCCGAGGTCGAGCGTGATGTCGCTGCCGACAGTGCCGCGCCGGCGCCGAAGGCTCCGGTGGCTCCGGTGGCTGCTGCTGCGGTCGCGAAGCCGGCCCCCGTCGAGACCTACAGCAATCCCACGCACAGCCGCCGGGTTGCCGCCGAGCAGGCGGCAGCGATGCTCAACGGCCAGCGCCAGGTGGTGGTGGCGATCGACGCCGGTCATGGCGGCAAGGACCCCGGCTCGCACGGTCCGGGCGGCACGCTGGAAAAGAACGTCACCCTTGCGGTGGCACGCGAGCTGGCCGCCGAGATCAATCGCCAGCCCGGCATGAAGGCCGTGCTGACGCGCGACAGCGACTTCTTCATTCCGCTGGCGCAGCGCTACAAGATCGCCCGCGAGCACAATGCCGACCTGTTCGTGTCGATCCACGCCGACGCGTTCACCAGCGGCGACGCCAAAGGGTCTTCGGTATGGGTGCTGTCGCCGCGCGGCAAGACCAGCGAGGCCGCGCGCTGGTTGGCCGATCGCGAGAACCGCGCTGACCTCATCGGTGGCACCTCGCTGGACGACAAGGACGACAGCCTGGCCAAGGTGCTGCTGGACATGCAGCAGGGCTGGGCGATACAGGCCAGCGACATGATCGCCGGCAACGTGCTCAAGGCGCTGGGGCGTCTGGGGCCGACCCATCGCGGCTATGTCGAGCGCGCGAATTTCGTGGTGCTGCGTTCGCCCGACGTGCCGTCGATCCTGGTCGAGACGGCCTTCATCAGCAATCCGGCCGAAGAGCGCAAGCTGCGCGATCCGGGGCACCAGAAAAAGCTCGCCGAAGCGGTCATGGGCGGCGTGAAGAATTATTTTGAATCGACGCCGCCGCCGGGCACCTGGTTTGCTGCCGAGGCGGCGCGACGCAATGGCGTGCAGCTGGCGTCCAGCGCCAGTCAGTCGTCTGGCAAGGCGTCCGGGCGCGACGTGCACAAGGTCGGGCGCGGCGAAAGTCTCAGCAGCATCGCGCGCCAGTACGGCGTCAGCGTCGGTGCGCTGAAGAACGCGAACCAGATCAGCAGCAATACGGTGCGCGCCGGCACCACGCTGACCATTCCCGCCGGCTGA
- the panB gene encoding 3-methyl-2-oxobutanoate hydroxymethyltransferase, producing the protein MYVQNASVPDRKPVTVPGLLAMKAEGRRIVMLTAYDASFAWQLESAGIDIALVGDSLGMVVQGHRSTLPVTLDHMVYHTAAVARGLAATMLVADLPFMADRDVAHALEAGARLVGEAGAAMVKIEGAAPHVQEAIAALSARAIPVCAHLGLTPQSVHKFGGFRIQGREQAAADRVLAEALAVQAAGADLLVMEGVPVELGRRVTEALSIPVIGIGAGPHCDGQVLVIHDMLGITPGKRPKFSKDFLAGRDSVAAAIAAYAEDVRSGAFPAPEHCFN; encoded by the coding sequence GTGTACGTGCAGAACGCCAGTGTCCCCGACCGCAAGCCGGTGACCGTGCCAGGCCTGCTTGCGATGAAGGCCGAGGGTCGGCGCATCGTGATGCTCACCGCCTACGACGCCAGCTTCGCCTGGCAGCTGGAATCGGCCGGCATCGACATCGCGCTGGTCGGCGATTCGCTGGGCATGGTGGTGCAGGGCCATCGCAGCACCTTGCCGGTGACGCTCGATCACATGGTCTACCACACGGCCGCGGTGGCCCGCGGACTGGCGGCCACCATGCTGGTGGCCGACCTGCCGTTCATGGCCGATCGCGATGTCGCGCATGCGCTGGAAGCCGGCGCGCGACTGGTCGGCGAGGCCGGTGCGGCGATGGTCAAGATCGAAGGCGCCGCGCCGCACGTCCAGGAGGCGATCGCGGCGCTGAGCGCGCGGGCCATTCCGGTTTGTGCGCACCTGGGGCTCACCCCGCAATCGGTGCACAAGTTCGGCGGTTTCCGCATCCAGGGACGCGAACAGGCCGCCGCCGATCGCGTGCTGGCCGAGGCGCTGGCGGTGCAGGCCGCCGGCGCGGACCTGCTGGTGATGGAGGGCGTGCCGGTGGAACTGGGACGGCGGGTAACCGAGGCGCTTTCGATTCCGGTGATCGGCATCGGCGCCGGCCCGCATTGCGACGGCCAGGTGCTGGTGATCCACGACATGCTCGGCATCACGCCGGGCAAGCGCCCGAAATTCAGCAAGGATTTCCTGGCCGGGCGCGATTCTGTCGCCGCGGCCATTGCCGCCTATGCCGAGGACGTGCGCAGCGGCGCCTTTCCGGCGCCCGAGCACTGTTTCAACTGA
- the panC gene encoding pantoate--beta-alanine ligase — MQTVQDIPALRAAIRGWRTQGQTVGFVPTMGNLHAGHQSLIKLARARTERVVASVFVNPTQFGPNEDFDRYPRTLAQDQAALAESECDLLFAPEVATIYPFGAAHSVSVRVPRITDELEGAHRPGHFDGMATVVCKLFNLVQPDVAVFGQKDFQQLKVVERMVRDLGLPLKVMAAPILRAEDGLALSSRNQYLSAEERARAPLIHDTLQKMRELLAQGHPWQAIEQTAAARLQRAGFVPDYVVIRRAEDLAEPADGESDGLIALVAARLGNTRLIDNLLFD; from the coding sequence ATGCAGACCGTACAAGACATCCCCGCGCTGCGGGCCGCGATCCGTGGCTGGCGCACGCAGGGCCAGACGGTGGGTTTCGTGCCGACCATGGGCAACCTGCACGCCGGTCACCAGTCGCTGATCAAGCTGGCGCGTGCGCGCACCGAGCGGGTCGTCGCCAGTGTCTTCGTCAACCCGACCCAGTTCGGTCCCAACGAGGATTTCGACCGTTATCCGCGCACCCTGGCGCAGGATCAGGCCGCGCTGGCCGAGAGTGAATGCGACCTGCTGTTCGCACCGGAGGTCGCCACGATCTATCCGTTCGGTGCCGCGCACAGCGTCAGCGTGCGCGTGCCGCGGATCACCGACGAGCTGGAAGGCGCCCATCGGCCAGGCCACTTCGATGGCATGGCCACGGTGGTGTGCAAGCTGTTCAACCTGGTGCAGCCGGACGTGGCCGTATTCGGCCAGAAGGACTTCCAGCAGTTGAAGGTGGTCGAGCGGATGGTGCGCGACCTGGGCCTGCCGCTGAAGGTGATGGCGGCGCCGATCCTGCGCGCCGAGGATGGCCTGGCGCTCAGCTCGCGCAATCAGTACCTCAGCGCCGAGGAGCGGGCGCGTGCGCCGTTGATCCACGACACCCTGCAGAAAATGCGCGAACTGCTGGCGCAGGGACATCCGTGGCAGGCGATCGAGCAGACCGCCGCCGCGCGCCTGCAACGCGCGGGATTCGTGCCGGACTACGTGGTGATCCGTCGCGCCGAGGACCTGGCCGAACCGGCCGACGGCGAGTCCGACGGGCTGATTGCGCTGGTGGCGGCCCGGCTGGGCAACACGCGCCTGATCGACAACTTGCTGTTCGACTGA
- a CDS encoding DUF1684 domain-containing protein → MARITERSALVALGLLLAFSAPAATPADYVASVQRARSERVEQLRQMDGYLALTASGWLEPGSNSVGSAPDNHFPVSGAPAHLGVLELATDGQVRLHLADTRGITVDGAPAVIDNVLRTQGSDGKQRPTRVGFGSSYLYVIENGAQRGLRVKDNDAPLRTHFPGFDYFPIDPSWRIEADWVPFKPSHTLKMAYVTGTVSDTPIAGKAVFRRDGRSYELLPIEEDGRLFFVFSDRTAGKLTYGGARFLYAAAPKNGKLVLDFNLAENPPCAITPHVVCPLAPPENRLKLAVTAGEKKFDEAEK, encoded by the coding sequence GTGGCTCGCATCACTGAAAGGAGCGCGCTGGTCGCGCTGGGCCTGCTGCTGGCATTCTCCGCGCCGGCGGCCACGCCGGCTGATTACGTCGCCTCGGTGCAACGCGCGCGCAGCGAGCGCGTCGAGCAACTCAGGCAGATGGACGGCTATCTGGCGTTGACTGCCTCGGGTTGGCTGGAGCCCGGATCGAACAGCGTGGGCAGTGCGCCGGACAACCACTTCCCCGTCTCCGGTGCCCCTGCGCACCTGGGCGTGCTGGAGCTTGCGACCGACGGGCAGGTCAGGCTGCATCTGGCGGATACCCGCGGCATCACCGTCGACGGCGCACCGGCGGTGATCGACAACGTCTTGCGCACGCAAGGTTCCGACGGCAAGCAGCGACCGACCCGGGTGGGTTTCGGCAGCAGCTATCTGTACGTGATCGAGAACGGCGCGCAGCGCGGCTTGCGGGTGAAGGACAACGATGCGCCGCTGCGCACGCACTTCCCGGGCTTCGACTATTTCCCGATCGATCCGTCCTGGCGGATCGAGGCGGACTGGGTGCCGTTCAAGCCGTCGCACACGTTGAAGATGGCCTACGTCACCGGCACCGTGAGCGACACGCCGATCGCCGGCAAGGCGGTATTCCGGCGTGACGGCCGCAGCTACGAGCTGCTGCCGATCGAAGAGGACGGCCGTCTGTTCTTCGTCTTCAGCGACCGCACGGCGGGGAAGCTGACCTATGGCGGCGCCCGCTTCCTGTACGCGGCCGCGCCGAAGAACGGCAAGCTCGTGCTGGATTTCAACCTGGCCGAGAACCCGCCGTGCGCGATCACACCGCACGTGGTCTGCCCGCTGGCGCCGCCGGAGAATCGCCTGAAGCTCGCGGTGACCGCGGGCGAGAAGAAATTCGACGAAGCCGAAAAGTAG
- a CDS encoding DUF1684 domain-containing protein, whose amino-acid sequence MLRNSLFVAAAILGVATVHATDIDNYTQGIQQWHAGRVERLTAADGWLSLIGLEWLQPGANRVGSAADNDIVLTAGPAHLGVVTLATDGSMRIVLDQDSHATIDGKAVSEAVLVDDAHATADAAPTKVAFGTASFYVIDRDGRKGLRVKDSEAPSRKHFLGIDSFPIDPSWRIEANWVPAQPGETLEMGSVIGTIDKYPVPGKLEFTRDGKHFELLPVIEEPGDAQYFIVFADRTSGKETYGAARFLYIDPPKEGKVVLDFNKAYNPPCAFTGFATCPLAPPENRLDLRVTAGEKNYRGSHH is encoded by the coding sequence ATGCTCCGTAACAGCCTTTTTGTTGCCGCCGCCATTCTGGGAGTCGCTACCGTGCACGCCACCGACATCGATAACTACACGCAGGGTATCCAGCAGTGGCATGCCGGCCGTGTGGAACGGCTTACCGCCGCGGACGGCTGGCTCAGCCTGATCGGCCTGGAGTGGTTGCAGCCGGGCGCCAACCGGGTCGGCAGCGCCGCCGACAACGACATCGTGCTGACCGCCGGGCCGGCCCATCTCGGCGTGGTCACGCTGGCGACCGACGGCAGCATGCGGATCGTGCTGGACCAGGACAGCCATGCCACCATCGACGGCAAGGCCGTCAGCGAAGCCGTGCTGGTGGATGATGCGCACGCCACCGCGGATGCGGCGCCGACGAAGGTGGCGTTCGGCACGGCGAGCTTCTACGTGATCGATCGCGACGGCCGCAAGGGCCTGCGCGTGAAGGACAGCGAAGCACCCTCGCGCAAGCATTTCCTCGGCATCGACTCGTTCCCGATCGATCCGTCCTGGCGGATCGAGGCGAACTGGGTGCCGGCGCAGCCGGGCGAGACGCTGGAGATGGGCTCGGTGATCGGCACCATCGACAAGTACCCGGTGCCGGGCAAACTGGAGTTCACCCGCGACGGCAAGCATTTCGAGTTGCTGCCGGTGATCGAGGAGCCGGGCGACGCGCAGTATTTCATCGTGTTCGCCGACCGCACCAGCGGCAAGGAAACCTACGGCGCGGCGCGCTTCCTGTACATCGACCCGCCGAAGGAAGGCAAGGTCGTGCTGGACTTCAACAAAGCCTACAACCCGCCGTGCGCGTTCACCGGCTTCGCCACCTGTCCGCTGGCGCCGCCGGAGAACCGGCTGGATCTGCGCGTGACCGCGGGGGAGAAGAATTATCGTGGCTCGCATCACTGA